From one Bacteroides intestinalis DSM 17393 genomic stretch:
- a CDS encoding glycoside hydrolase family 71/99-like protein — MVKRINWFIVCMLFSIGVTAQAAGKQYNSYKGLVMAGYQGWFNAPDDGAGRGWYHYTGHDGFRPGSCTIDFWPEVSEYKKLYKTEFKFADGTPAYTFSSHDESTVDTHFRWMKEYGLDGVFMQRFVGEIRNKSGLNHFNVVLNSAMKAANKYERAICVMYDLSGMRPGDEEVLLKDIADIAQRHALKDHAKNPSYLYHNGKPLVTIWGVGFNDRRRYGLNEAEKIINGLKSQGFNVMLGVPTHWRELNGDTESDPRLHELIKRCDVVMPWFVGRYNENSYPRYQKLIKDDIAWAKKNKVDYAPLAFPGFSWRNMKGHENSVQIPRNKGSFLWKQLSGAIKEGAEMIYVAMFDEIDEGTAIFKCAKKVPVGASTFVPIEEGIGSDHYLWLVGQAGKMLRKEKPLEMKQPERK, encoded by the coding sequence ATGGTAAAAAGAATAAATTGGTTTATTGTATGTATGCTGTTTTCAATAGGTGTTACAGCACAAGCTGCTGGCAAGCAGTATAATTCGTATAAAGGATTGGTGATGGCCGGTTATCAGGGGTGGTTCAATGCCCCTGACGACGGTGCCGGCCGTGGTTGGTATCACTATACCGGGCACGACGGTTTTCGCCCCGGTTCTTGTACGATTGATTTTTGGCCCGAAGTATCGGAATATAAAAAGCTGTATAAGACGGAGTTCAAGTTTGCCGATGGAACTCCGGCCTATACTTTCTCTTCGCATGATGAATCTACGGTGGATACTCACTTCAGATGGATGAAAGAGTACGGGCTGGATGGAGTTTTCATGCAACGCTTTGTAGGCGAGATTCGCAATAAGAGCGGATTGAATCACTTCAACGTAGTACTGAACTCAGCAATGAAGGCTGCTAATAAGTATGAACGCGCCATTTGTGTGATGTATGATTTGAGTGGTATGCGCCCTGGCGATGAAGAGGTCCTGCTAAAGGATATTGCCGACATAGCTCAGCGCCATGCTTTAAAGGATCATGCTAAGAACCCGTCCTATCTGTATCATAATGGGAAACCACTGGTTACAATCTGGGGTGTAGGGTTCAATGACCGTCGCCGTTATGGTCTGAACGAAGCAGAAAAGATTATTAATGGTTTGAAATCACAGGGGTTTAATGTAATGTTGGGAGTACCCACGCATTGGCGTGAACTGAATGGTGATACTGAGTCGGACCCTCGCTTGCATGAATTGATAAAACGGTGTGATGTTGTGATGCCGTGGTTCGTGGGACGTTATAATGAGAATTCATATCCCCGTTATCAGAAACTGATTAAAGATGATATTGCCTGGGCTAAGAAAAATAAAGTAGACTATGCTCCTCTGGCTTTTCCGGGCTTCTCCTGGCGTAATATGAAAGGTCATGAGAATAGTGTGCAAATACCGCGCAATAAGGGTTCGTTCCTTTGGAAACAGTTATCCGGTGCTATCAAGGAAGGGGCCGAAATGATTTATGTAGCCATGTTTGATGAAATAGACGAAGGTACAGCTATCTTTAAGTGTGCTAAAAAAGTTCCTGTTGGTGCCAGT